A genomic region of Zea mays cultivar B73 chromosome 6, Zm-B73-REFERENCE-NAM-5.0, whole genome shotgun sequence contains the following coding sequences:
- the LOC100278635 gene encoding uncharacterized protein LOC100278635, producing MPPAPSPGAHGASGAATPPSKPQSPLRITHDGEFYARLLTRESSLGNPSFRYYGAGTGAVPFVWESQPGTPKDAYSCRMLATAAAGVGPVITPPPSYYLHGVPLGRANRRHGKTTGGYKYKQLKWVKLSFIATVFRRLAFGNKSRPSSAAAAAVKSSSSSSSSSSSARWLFSGSSAAEARDQECCGYDDPAAAEPRTKGAVLCLGIRATPWMVQFCGGQREQAGWVYGWRP from the coding sequence ATGCCGCCAGCTCCCAGCCCCGGCGCACACGGCGCCAGCGGCGCGGCGACGCCGCCCAGCAAGCCGCAGAGCCCGCTGCGCATCACGCACGACGGCGAGTTCTACGCGCGCCTGCTCACCAGGGAGAGCTCGCTGGGCAACCCCTCCTTCCGCTACTACGGCGCGGGCACCGGCGCCGTGCCGTTCGTGTGGGAGTCCCAGCCGGGGACGCCCAAGGACGCCTACTCCTGCCGGATgctggccaccgccgccgccggggtCGGGCCGGTCATCACCCCGCCGCCCTCCTACTACCTCCACGGCGTGCCGCTCGGGCGTGCCAACCGGCGCCACGGCAAGACGACCGGCGGGTACAAGTACAAGCAGCTCAAGTGGGTCAAGCTCAGCTTCATCGCCACCGTCTTCCGCCGCCTTGCCTTCGGTAATAAGTCGCGGccctcgtcggcggcggcggcggcggtcaagtcctcgtcctcgtcctcgtcctcatCGTCCTCTGCTCGCTGGCTCTTCTCCGGCTCCAGCGCCGCCGAGGCCCGTGACCAGGAGTGCTGCGGCTACGACGATCCTGCGGCTGCTGAGCCGCGGACGAAGGGGGCGGTGCTGTGCCTCGGCATCCGGGCGACCCCGTGGATGGTGCAGTTCTGCGGCGGCCAGAGGGAGCAGGCTGGCTGGGTGTACGGCTGGCGCCCGTAG
- the LOC109940125 gene encoding zinc finger BED domain-containing protein RICESLEEPER 2-like, which translates to MNLLIFVVGCLDPRYKLSMYTKITVEEIFGEERGQVVWEAINNCVHDLFEEYMKLYSSSEETTDVSDSIASKGGRGRKLKEVIAKRMKLGTGSNSNNKSELDKYLAEETEDTEMKPDLLVWWKASEQRFPILSRLARDVHAIPISSVASESAFSTGGRILDDFCSSLTPFMLEALVCTQDWLRWTIPVDITENIEELTKLEEELFEEFGKVKQAASSKTNVTIRIESNSIDLGTSTI; encoded by the exons ATGAATTTACTCATCTTTGTTGTTGGTTGTCTTGATCCAAGATACAAGTTATCTATGTACACAAAGATAACTGTTGAAGAGATATTTGGTGAGGAAAGGGGGCAAGTAGTTTGGGAAGCTATTAATAATTGTGTTCATGACCTTTTTGAAGAATACATGAAATtatattcttcaagtgaagagacAACTGATGTAAGTGATTCAATTGCATCAAAGGGAGGTAGAGGAAGGAAACTGAAAGAAGTAATTGCTAAAAGGATGAAGCTAGGAACTGGTTCTAATAGCAATAACAAGTCTGAACTTGATAAATATCTTGCTGAAGAAACTGAAGACACAGAAATGAAGCCTGACCTTCTAGTGTGGTGGAAGGCATCTGAGCAAAGGTTTCCGATTCTATCTCGCTTAGCTCGTGATGTGCATGCTATACCAATCTCAAGTGTAGCTTCAGAGTCAGCTTTTAGCACAGGTGGACGCATTTTAGATGACTTTTGCAGCTCTCTTACTCCATTCATGCTAGAAGCTCTAGTTTGTACACAGGATTGGCTAAGATGGACAATACCAGTTGACATTACAGAGAATATTGAAGAACTAACCAAGTTGGAAGAAG AATTGTTTGAAGAATTCGGGAAAGTGAAACAAGCTGCAAGTTCAAAGACAAATGTGACAATCAGAATCGAAAGCAACTCTATTGATCTTGGAACATCTACAATTTAA